In Candidatus Bathyarchaeia archaeon, the following are encoded in one genomic region:
- a CDS encoding DNA alkylation repair protein produces MQYEDILRKLRELSNPKAVEGMARFGINPENTYGVSIPNLRRIAKEIEKDHSLAQQLWFSGVHEARILASMIDDPIQVTEKQMDLWIKDFNSWDVCDQCCMNLFSKTSMAWEKAIEWTKREKEFEKRAGFVLIACLAWYDKESPDEKFLVFLPVIKQGANDDRNYVKKAVNWALRNIGKRNPDLNKKAIETAKEIQKMDSRSAQWIASDAIRELTSEAVQKRLRDRNK; encoded by the coding sequence ATGCAATATGAGGACATCCTTAGGAAACTAAGGGAATTATCTAATCCCAAGGCAGTAGAGGGCATGGCGCGGTTTGGTATTAATCCAGAGAATACTTATGGAGTTTCTATTCCAAACCTAAGGAGAATAGCAAAAGAAATTGAAAAGGATCACTCTCTCGCTCAACAGCTTTGGTTTTCAGGTGTTCATGAAGCGCGTATACTTGCGAGCATGATCGACGATCCGATTCAAGTGACAGAAAAACAAATGGATTTGTGGATAAAGGATTTCAACTCGTGGGACGTATGCGATCAGTGTTGTATGAACCTGTTTAGTAAGACATCAATGGCATGGGAGAAGGCAATAGAATGGACAAAGCGTGAAAAAGAATTTGAAAAGCGCGCAGGTTTTGTATTGATAGCGTGTCTAGCATGGTATGACAAGGAATCACCAGACGAGAAGTTTTTGGTCTTTCTGCCCGTGATAAAACAGGGGGCTAATGATGATAGAAATTATGTCAAAAAAGCAGTCAACTGGGCGTTAAGAAATATCGGAAAACGAAACCCAGATCTGAACAAGAAGGCAATTGAAACGGCAAAAGAGATTCAAAAAATGGATTCAAGAAGTGCACAGTGGATCGCTTCCGACGCGATTCGAGAGTTAACAAGCGAAGCAGTTCAAAAGAGACTGCGAGACAGAAATAAATAA
- a CDS encoding GyrI-like domain-containing protein translates to MATTKFDLTKEYKTYYAAKTRPEVVEFDEAKFLTIEGKGAPGSKEFTAKIEALYPIAYGVKNLCKKQGNDSGVPKLEGLWWVESDKPALEVPREEWRWKLLIRMPKFVTSEIVEKAKAEIIKKKCIELVEEIRFERIAEGKCVQIMHVGPYSTEPESLSKMRKLMEKNNLVENGLHHEIYLSDPKRVSEEKMKTILRQPVRERT, encoded by the coding sequence GTGGCAACAACAAAATTTGACCTCACAAAGGAATACAAAACATATTATGCGGCAAAGACAAGGCCGGAAGTTGTTGAATTTGATGAAGCTAAATTTTTGACAATAGAAGGCAAAGGTGCTCCTGGCAGCAAAGAATTTACAGCCAAAATAGAGGCGCTATATCCCATCGCTTATGGTGTAAAGAATCTTTGCAAAAAACAAGGTAATGATTCTGGGGTTCCAAAACTTGAGGGTCTTTGGTGGGTTGAATCTGATAAGCCCGCGTTGGAAGTTCCTCGTGAGGAGTGGCGATGGAAACTTCTCATTCGTATGCCAAAATTTGTAACTTCGGAGATTGTTGAGAAAGCCAAGGCAGAGATTATCAAGAAGAAATGTATAGAACTGGTCGAGGAAATCAGGTTTGAGAGAATAGCCGAGGGTAAATGTGTTCAAATTATGCATGTCGGTCCTTATTCAACTGAACCTGAATCGCTGTCAAAGATGAGAAAATTGATGGAAAAGAATAATCTCGTCGAAAATGGTCTCCACCACGAAATCTATCTCTCTGATCCAAAACGAGTGTCTGAAGAAAAAATGAAGACGATATTGCGGCAACCAGTAAGAGAAAGAACATAA